A window of Armatimonadota bacterium contains these coding sequences:
- a CDS encoding D-cysteine desulfhydrase family protein produces MISTNCPHIETIFPNSPVLPFICIDYTFFKGYNCNAMILDDLPRIKLAHLPTALEDAPRLAAEIGVSRLLVKRDDATGLALGGNKARKLEYLMAEAKKLGADVVLTCGGRQSNHARMTAAAARKLGMDAILFLNDPKPDEFQGNLLLDTIFGAEIRFLPGVGGVQLEDVMAAEAERLKSQGRKPYVIPVGGSTPLGALGYVKAIQELAHQLDDLGIVNPDIVLAVGSCGTISGVVVGCHLFLPEARVIGISVSRSAAHIREQMRKITVGVWDLLRADGELTFDAFEIYDGYIGEAYGIPTESGKHAILLAARTEGLILDPVYTGKAMAGLIDLAREGKIGSERPVLFWHTGGAGGLFAYKDIFYDEAVALSQ; encoded by the coding sequence ATGATTTCCACCAACTGTCCCCACATTGAAACTATATTCCCTAATTCGCCAGTTCTTCCTTTCATTTGCATTGACTATACTTTTTTCAAAGGGTACAATTGCAATGCTATGATACTAGACGATTTGCCACGAATCAAGCTTGCACATCTTCCGACGGCGCTTGAAGATGCGCCTCGTTTGGCAGCGGAAATTGGCGTTAGCCGGCTACTTGTCAAGCGTGATGATGCCACAGGGCTTGCGCTTGGAGGAAATAAAGCTCGGAAGCTGGAGTACTTAATGGCTGAAGCAAAAAAGCTTGGCGCTGATGTTGTCCTCACATGTGGGGGACGGCAATCGAACCACGCTCGAATGACTGCGGCAGCTGCTCGAAAACTTGGAATGGATGCAATTCTTTTTCTGAACGACCCAAAGCCTGACGAATTTCAGGGCAACCTTCTTCTTGATACCATCTTCGGTGCCGAAATTCGTTTCCTTCCAGGCGTAGGCGGTGTTCAACTTGAAGACGTTATGGCTGCAGAGGCGGAACGATTGAAATCTCAGGGAAGGAAGCCATACGTAATCCCTGTTGGTGGGTCCACTCCTCTTGGGGCGTTGGGTTATGTGAAAGCCATTCAGGAACTTGCGCATCAGTTGGATGATTTGGGTATTGTGAACCCCGACATAGTTTTAGCAGTTGGGTCGTGCGGAACAATTTCAGGGGTTGTTGTCGGATGCCACCTTTTCCTGCCCGAAGCTCGCGTAATAGGAATTTCGGTAAGTCGTTCAGCCGCTCATATCCGAGAACAAATGAGGAAAATTACGGTTGGTGTTTGGGATCTTCTGAGGGCAGATGGTGAGCTAACATTTGATGCATTTGAGATATACGATGGGTATATTGGGGAAGCATATGGCATTCCAACAGAAAGTGGCAAGCATGCGATACTGTTGGCTGCGAGGACGGAGGGTTTGATACTCGACCCTGTTTACACGGGGAAGGCGATGGCTGGTTTGATTGATCTTGCGAGAGAAGGCAAGATTGGTAGCGAACGCCCAGTTCTCTTTTGGCATACTGGCGGCGCGGGAGGCCTTTTTGCGTATAAAGATATATTCTACGATGAGGCAGTTGCCCTTAGTCAGTGA
- the nifS gene encoding cysteine desulfurase NifS, with the protein MKKLIYMDNAATTPMHPEVLNAMMPFLTEEYANPSTLYSFAGKPRQAVEDARAQVASLIGANTKEIYFTSGATESDNWAIKGTAFALKSKGNHIITSAIEHHAVIEPCEFLKKQGFNITFLPVDSDGLVDPEDVRNAITDQTILISIMHSNNEIGVIEPIAEIGEIAREKGILFHTDATQSVGKVPINVNELKVDMLSLSAHKFYGPKGVGALYIRKGVRIENFMHGGGQENGKRAGTHNVPGIVGLGKAAELAKETMAEEAEYLTRLRDKLIQGILTRIPDSRLNGHPTKRLPNIVNVSIKGVEGESMIISLDMMGICSSSGSACTSGTLEASHVLLALGLPHELAHASLRLSLGRENTEEDVDTVINALPDIVKRLRTISPM; encoded by the coding sequence ATGAAAAAACTTATATATATGGACAATGCTGCAACAACTCCGATGCATCCAGAAGTACTTAATGCGATGATGCCCTTCTTAACCGAGGAATATGCAAATCCTTCGACACTTTATTCATTTGCAGGGAAACCAAGGCAAGCAGTCGAAGATGCTCGCGCGCAAGTCGCTTCATTAATTGGCGCAAACACAAAGGAGATATACTTCACCAGCGGCGCAACTGAGTCGGATAACTGGGCAATCAAAGGCACTGCTTTTGCGCTTAAATCTAAAGGAAACCACATTATTACCAGTGCAATTGAACATCATGCCGTCATTGAACCCTGCGAATTCCTCAAAAAGCAGGGTTTTAATATAACTTTCCTGCCGGTAGATTCGGATGGCTTAGTAGACCCCGAAGATGTAAGAAACGCAATTACAGATCAAACAATTTTAATTTCAATAATGCACTCAAATAATGAAATTGGCGTAATCGAGCCAATAGCCGAAATTGGAGAAATTGCTCGCGAGAAGGGTATTCTTTTCCACACAGACGCCACTCAGTCTGTTGGCAAGGTCCCAATCAATGTTAACGAATTGAAAGTAGACATGCTTTCGCTATCGGCACATAAGTTTTATGGGCCTAAAGGAGTGGGAGCGCTCTATATCCGAAAAGGCGTTAGGATTGAAAACTTTATGCACGGCGGCGGCCAAGAAAACGGCAAGCGCGCAGGCACCCACAATGTGCCTGGCATCGTTGGCCTTGGGAAAGCCGCAGAGCTTGCAAAGGAAACCATGGCGGAGGAAGCAGAATACCTAACTCGCCTAAGAGATAAACTCATCCAGGGAATTCTCACAAGAATCCCCGACAGTCGACTGAACGGGCATCCTACCAAACGCCTCCCCAATATTGTAAACGTCAGCATCAAGGGAGTCGAAGGCGAATCTATGATTATCTCTCTCGATATGATGGGCATCTGTTCGTCAAGCGGTTCCGCTTGCACCTCCGGAACGCTTGAAGCCTCGCATGTACTTCTCGCCCTCGGCTTGCCCCATGAGCTCGCTCATGCCTCCCTAAGGCTTAGCCTTGGCCGCGAGAATACAGAAGAGGACGTGGATACAGTTATCAATGCTCTGCCCGATATTGTTAAAAGACTGAGAACCATATCACCAATGTAG
- the trxA gene encoding thioredoxin, with translation MSNVKEVTDEDFEQEVLQSTTPVLVDFWAPWCGPCRMIAPIVEEVAQNYEEKLKVAKVNVDQSPLVVARFRIMSIPTLMLFKNGNVIETIVGAVPKNQIVEKIQPHI, from the coding sequence ATGAGCAACGTAAAAGAGGTTACCGATGAAGATTTCGAGCAGGAAGTTCTGCAATCCACCACCCCAGTCCTTGTTGACTTTTGGGCACCATGGTGTGGACCTTGCCGAATGATTGCACCCATCGTAGAAGAAGTAGCCCAAAATTACGAGGAAAAGCTCAAGGTCGCCAAGGTTAATGTAGACCAGTCCCCATTGGTCGTCGCGCGATTCAGAATAATGAGCATCCCTACCTTAATGCTATTTAAAAATGGGAACGTCATTGAAACGATTGTGGGTGCAGTGCCAAAAAATCAGATTGTTGAAAAAATACAGCCGCACATTTAA
- the ugpC gene encoding sn-glycerol-3-phosphate ABC transporter ATP-binding protein UgpC — protein sequence MAGVILKNLTKTFKTVVAVKNMNLEIKDKEFLVLVGPSGCGKTTALRMIAGLEEVTEGEIYIGDRLVNDVSPKDRDIAMVFQNYALYPHMSVYDNMAFGLKLRKVPKQEIKRRVTEVAQMLGLTDLLDRKPKQLSGGQRQRVALGRAIVREPKVFLMDEPLSNLDAKLRVQTRAELIKLHRRLGITTIYVTHDQVEAMTMGDRIAVMRDGVVQQVDTPLGLYNNPANMFVAGFIGTPAMNFIEATLLKASDRYVVDAGSFKVVIPESKNGKFESYVGRKVIFGIRPEDIFDKALSPLVKPTEENTIKALVDVIEPMGPVCTMYLTTGNHNLVATIDADTKAKEATEMEIVFDMEKSHLFDPETEAAIY from the coding sequence ATGGCCGGCGTCATACTGAAGAACCTAACTAAGACTTTTAAGACTGTCGTCGCAGTCAAAAATATGAATCTTGAAATAAAGGACAAGGAATTCTTGGTCCTCGTTGGCCCTTCAGGCTGTGGAAAGACGACAGCGCTTAGAATGATTGCGGGACTCGAAGAAGTCACCGAGGGCGAGATTTACATCGGGGACCGCCTCGTAAACGACGTTTCGCCCAAAGACCGAGATATTGCCATGGTTTTCCAAAACTATGCGCTCTATCCCCATATGAGCGTCTACGACAATATGGCATTTGGGCTGAAACTCCGCAAAGTCCCCAAGCAAGAAATCAAGAGGCGCGTCACCGAAGTTGCACAAATGCTCGGCCTTACCGACCTGCTCGACCGCAAGCCAAAACAGCTTTCCGGCGGTCAAAGGCAGAGAGTGGCTCTTGGCCGTGCTATTGTCCGCGAACCAAAAGTCTTCCTCATGGACGAACCCCTATCCAACCTTGATGCAAAGCTCCGCGTCCAAACCCGCGCCGAGCTCATCAAACTGCACCGACGGCTCGGAATAACTACTATTTATGTAACCCACGATCAAGTCGAAGCGATGACAATGGGGGACCGAATTGCCGTTATGCGCGACGGGGTTGTTCAGCAAGTAGACACTCCTCTCGGCTTATACAACAATCCCGCAAACATGTTCGTCGCTGGCTTTATCGGTACGCCGGCTATGAACTTCATCGAAGCAACACTCCTGAAAGCTAGCGACAGATACGTCGTTGATGCCGGAAGCTTCAAAGTGGTAATTCCCGAATCGAAAAATGGTAAATTCGAATCATACGTCGGTAGGAAGGTTATCTTCGGCATTCGCCCAGAAGACATCTTCGATAAAGCCCTCAGCCCCCTAGTGAAACCCACCGAGGAAAATACTATCAAAGCCCTGGTAGATGTTATCGAGCCCATGGGACCCGTTTGCACAATGTACCTCACGACCGGAAACCACAACCTAGTCGCGACAATTGACGCCGACACAAAGGCAAAAGAAGCAACCGAAATGGAAATCGTCTTTGACATGGAAAAAAGCCACCTCTTCGATCCCGAAACCGAGGCGGCAATTTATTAA
- a CDS encoding SDR family oxidoreductase — MKKLFITGGSGMLGSYAAVQAAEKGWDVTASYRHNAIELPGCRTVQLELSNAEQVLEVIASASPNAIIHTAAQAKPDFCEQNKLAAFEANVIGTFNIVRAAEKIGAHLVHISTDTVFNGEKNPYKENDTLSPPNYYGLTKAAAEAAVATSNGGWAIVRTSIIFGPRKFPFQESFSDKIIDALKAGNRIKAYADQYRCPIPAWNLADACLEIVERRLTGIFHVECPDVVSRLEWALKIAEVFNLPKSLIEPMYMDSSPGIANRSKILVLDVSNTIQKLHTPLLGFEESINELKRRMTND, encoded by the coding sequence ATGAAAAAGCTTTTCATCACAGGCGGAAGCGGCATGCTCGGGAGCTATGCCGCCGTTCAAGCGGCGGAAAAAGGTTGGGACGTCACTGCCTCGTATAGACACAACGCCATCGAACTGCCAGGCTGTCGAACCGTTCAACTAGAGCTCTCGAACGCCGAACAAGTGCTAGAGGTAATCGCCAGCGCCTCGCCCAACGCAATTATCCACACCGCCGCACAAGCAAAACCCGATTTCTGCGAGCAAAATAAACTCGCGGCTTTCGAAGCCAACGTCATCGGAACTTTTAATATTGTCCGCGCCGCGGAGAAAATTGGCGCGCACCTCGTTCACATATCCACCGACACCGTCTTCAACGGCGAGAAAAACCCTTATAAGGAAAACGACACGCTTTCCCCACCCAACTACTACGGTCTAACCAAAGCCGCGGCGGAGGCGGCCGTTGCAACTTCAAACGGCGGCTGGGCTATCGTCCGCACATCAATTATCTTTGGCCCGCGTAAGTTCCCCTTCCAAGAATCCTTCTCCGACAAAATAATTGACGCCCTTAAGGCTGGCAACAGAATCAAAGCCTACGCAGACCAATATCGGTGCCCAATCCCTGCATGGAATCTTGCCGACGCTTGCCTCGAGATTGTCGAACGCCGACTCACCGGCATCTTCCATGTCGAGTGCCCCGACGTCGTCTCACGCCTGGAGTGGGCACTGAAAATCGCCGAGGTCTTCAATCTCCCTAAATCGCTAATCGAACCAATGTATATGGACTCTTCTCCAGGAATCGCCAACCGCTCCAAAATACTTGTGCTCGACGTTTCTAATACTATCCAAAAGCTCCACACCCCGCTACTCGGATTCGAAGAAAGCATCAACGAATTGAAACGCAGGATGACAAATGACTAG
- a CDS encoding alpha/beta hydrolase yields the protein MTHKTSHSPYVRWTLAIIVFLLACAACLNSNNPALCLQGFALKQAIPADIEIIRNVEYGKGGDEPLTLDIVRPKRPSIKPMPAVIFVHGGGWQSGSKEAGIRKIIPLAQNGYFCVTINYRLTDKAPFPAQIEDCKCAVRWLRAHAKDYNVDSNHIGAWGSSAGGHLVALLGTSGGVKELEGNGGWEKFSSKVQAVADYFGPTDFLYWAEEAKKKGFNIEELERKRANGAISKLLGGPFSQKIDVAKKASPTTYVDKKDPPFFIAHGENDNLVPLSQSKVLYEALKKNGIECMLHIVKGEGHGFKTPETDKLVMDFFDKHLKERKK from the coding sequence ATGACCCATAAAACAAGCCACAGCCCATATGTAAGGTGGACGCTCGCCATTATCGTTTTCTTGCTCGCCTGTGCCGCTTGCCTGAACTCCAACAACCCAGCTTTGTGCCTGCAGGGGTTCGCACTAAAACAAGCCATCCCAGCCGATATCGAAATCATACGCAACGTGGAATACGGTAAAGGCGGGGACGAACCTCTCACACTCGATATCGTCCGCCCAAAACGCCCGTCCATCAAACCAATGCCAGCCGTTATCTTTGTTCACGGCGGGGGATGGCAAAGTGGAAGCAAGGAGGCAGGTATTCGAAAAATCATCCCACTCGCCCAAAACGGGTATTTCTGCGTTACAATTAATTACCGCCTCACTGATAAAGCCCCTTTCCCCGCTCAAATCGAGGACTGCAAATGTGCTGTTCGGTGGCTCCGCGCCCACGCCAAAGATTACAACGTTGATTCCAATCACATCGGCGCTTGGGGCTCCTCCGCCGGCGGCCACCTCGTCGCCCTCCTAGGTACATCAGGCGGCGTGAAAGAACTTGAAGGGAACGGCGGATGGGAAAAGTTTTCTAGCAAAGTCCAAGCCGTCGCCGATTACTTCGGTCCCACTGACTTTCTATATTGGGCAGAAGAGGCGAAGAAAAAAGGATTTAACATCGAAGAGCTAGAGCGAAAGCGCGCAAATGGAGCAATCTCCAAACTCCTTGGGGGACCTTTCTCTCAGAAAATTGACGTTGCGAAGAAAGCCAGCCCCACTACCTACGTTGATAAAAAAGATCCGCCGTTTTTCATCGCGCATGGCGAAAACGATAACCTCGTCCCCCTCAGCCAAAGCAAGGTATTATACGAAGCTCTGAAGAAAAATGGAATTGAATGCATGCTCCACATCGTGAAAGGTGAGGGGCACGGCTTCAAAACCCCCGAAACCGATAAATTGGTTATGGATTTCTTCGACAAACACCTAAAGGAAAGGAAGAAGTAA
- a CDS encoding alpha/beta hydrolase, whose protein sequence is MYTTASFALIFALIPLAIAAVVPATEKQTAPTKSEFQIPDDIELIKDIPYSPDGNEKHRLDILRLKKPPKDPMPVIVWIHGGGFRGGSKTSGYPRLIRFVRRGYLGVTIDYRFSTEKIFPAQIHDCKCAIRFLRAHSKKYNLDPERIGVWGASAGGYLVSMLGTTSGIEEFEGNGGWQEYSSRVQAVVDFYGMTDFLAIEELVKQGKATERFMIHDGKDSASGLLGGPFWENPELCRKASPTTYASKDDPPFYIFHGDSDPLTPHSQSQLLHDVLRKAGVESHIYIVKGGKHGWPSRPDVDEKIDAFFDKHLLKKKPSK, encoded by the coding sequence ATGTACACAACGGCCTCGTTCGCCCTAATCTTCGCTTTAATCCCGCTAGCAATTGCCGCGGTCGTTCCCGCAACCGAAAAGCAAACCGCGCCAACAAAGTCCGAGTTCCAAATACCCGATGACATCGAGCTAATAAAAGACATCCCCTACAGCCCCGACGGAAACGAAAAGCATAGATTGGACATTCTCCGCCTAAAGAAACCGCCAAAAGACCCTATGCCCGTAATAGTCTGGATACACGGCGGAGGGTTCCGCGGTGGAAGCAAGACATCCGGATATCCGCGCCTCATCCGCTTCGTTAGACGCGGATACTTGGGCGTTACAATTGACTACAGATTCAGTACCGAAAAAATATTCCCAGCGCAAATCCACGACTGCAAGTGTGCAATTCGGTTCCTCCGCGCACACTCAAAGAAGTACAACCTAGACCCCGAAAGGATAGGCGTTTGGGGCGCATCCGCAGGCGGTTACCTCGTGTCCATGCTTGGTACAACCAGCGGAATAGAGGAATTCGAAGGGAACGGAGGCTGGCAAGAATATTCCAGCCGCGTTCAAGCCGTGGTAGACTTCTATGGAATGACGGACTTCCTAGCGATAGAAGAGTTGGTGAAGCAAGGCAAAGCGACCGAGCGCTTTATGATTCACGACGGGAAGGATTCAGCCTCGGGGCTCCTCGGTGGACCCTTCTGGGAGAACCCAGAACTCTGTCGGAAAGCCAGCCCAACAACATACGCATCAAAAGACGACCCGCCGTTCTACATCTTTCACGGCGACAGCGACCCACTAACTCCGCACAGCCAAAGCCAATTGCTCCACGACGTGCTGAGAAAAGCGGGAGTCGAATCCCATATCTACATAGTGAAAGGTGGAAAACACGGGTGGCCCTCGCGACCCGATGTTGACGAAAAGATAGACGCATTCTTCGACAAGCATTTGCTGAAGAAAAAGCCATCAAAGTAA
- a CDS encoding radical SAM protein: protein MNRPAFATKSRSFALRQMLALLSKFSDDSIIKITRAAEIVARHPEHKKQIAWIRDLFEQGHPSIELARRVLRDTSPKVREGVIMNLFVRGVWEGAEKRKQFEALHGYYPPFLLVISPTMRCNLRCWGCYAGAYDQKEELTTEEVDRIITEAKEMGIHFITISGGEPFIRKDLLDIYKKHNDVAFQIYTNGTLIDEETAKLLGELGNVVPAISVEGFEQETDERRGKGAHKKIIAAMEALKANGCIYGFSATATSRNVDVLTDERFIDYYIEQGAYFGWFFTYIPIGKNPSLDLMPTPEQRDRLRARTLEIRRTRPIFVGDFWNDGPLTRGCMAGGRLYAHINHRGDVEPCVFSHFAVDNIRSKSLKEALDSEFFRAIRKKQPFNENHLTPCMIIDNPHVLREVVCKYNAFATDGGEALLTTLAPELDNYAKAYQAIAIVPWEQGYDWAKGEEQK, encoded by the coding sequence ATGAACAGACCAGCTTTTGCGACAAAGAGTCGTTCATTCGCCTTGAGGCAAATGCTCGCACTTTTGAGCAAGTTCTCTGACGACAGCATTATCAAGATAACGCGGGCGGCAGAAATTGTTGCGCGGCATCCCGAACATAAGAAGCAGATTGCATGGATTAGGGACCTCTTTGAGCAAGGTCATCCGTCCATTGAACTTGCCCGCAGGGTCTTGCGCGACACCAGTCCCAAGGTGCGCGAGGGTGTAATAATGAACCTTTTTGTTCGAGGGGTGTGGGAAGGCGCAGAAAAGCGGAAGCAGTTCGAAGCCCTCCACGGCTACTATCCGCCCTTCCTTCTTGTCATCAGTCCAACGATGAGATGCAATCTTAGATGCTGGGGATGCTACGCTGGAGCGTATGACCAAAAAGAAGAACTGACCACGGAAGAAGTAGACAGAATAATAACCGAAGCAAAAGAAATGGGCATCCATTTCATCACTATATCTGGCGGGGAGCCATTTATCCGCAAAGACCTCCTAGATATATACAAAAAGCATAATGACGTTGCGTTCCAAATTTACACAAATGGCACACTAATAGACGAAGAGACCGCAAAGTTGCTAGGAGAGCTTGGCAACGTCGTTCCAGCCATAAGCGTCGAAGGATTCGAGCAGGAAACAGATGAGCGGCGGGGGAAAGGCGCCCACAAGAAGATAATCGCGGCAATGGAAGCCCTCAAAGCCAATGGATGCATTTACGGATTCTCTGCAACAGCGACCAGCCGCAATGTAGACGTCTTGACCGACGAAAGATTCATTGACTACTACATCGAACAGGGGGCTTACTTCGGCTGGTTCTTCACGTACATTCCCATAGGAAAGAACCCATCGCTTGACCTTATGCCGACGCCGGAGCAACGCGACCGCCTTCGCGCTCGCACGCTGGAGATAAGACGCACACGGCCGATATTCGTCGGCGACTTTTGGAACGACGGGCCTCTTACCAGGGGCTGCATGGCTGGTGGCAGGCTTTACGCCCACATTAATCATAGGGGCGACGTTGAACCCTGCGTGTTCTCGCACTTTGCGGTTGACAACATACGCAGTAAGTCTTTGAAAGAAGCCCTAGACTCGGAGTTCTTCCGTGCAATTCGGAAGAAACAGCCTTTCAACGAGAACCACCTTACGCCCTGCATGATAATAGACAATCCACACGTCTTGAGAGAAGTTGTCTGCAAGTACAACGCGTTTGCAACCGATGGCGGCGAAGCACTTCTCACCACGCTTGCTCCTGAGCTTGATAACTACGCGAAGGCATACCAGGCAATCGCCATTGTACCTTGGGAGCAAGGGTATGATTGGGCGAAAGGAGAGGAGCAAAAATGA
- a CDS encoding radical SAM protein: MKATLIAPRMEEEKSYEEDPKPLFPPLSLMTVASLTPEDVEVELIDESVEPIDFDTNADLVGITATTAAANRAYEIADCFRERGKCVVIGGVHATALPEEAANHADAVVVGEAEGKWEAVIEDFRQGRLRKFYTSEDRPNPECIPSPRRDLVDAKDYLFAYTVQTTRGCPFNCSFCSVTSFFGRTYRMRPVQAVVEEIQSLPGNLILIVDDNIMGHPAYAKKLFEALKPLKKQWFGQASLSILKHPELMTLAAESGCKGLFIGMETLSDDTLKNIGKTINTKTNYKEVVARLHDVGIAVLAAFIFGFDEDDQSVFERTVEFVNRAKIDAAQFSILTPFPGTRIFHEFESEGRIIDKNWSHYDGAHVVYKPARLKPEALLEGLRNAYRQVYSTSSILRRLGPALKLRFAAIALNTAYRRRIINWLKKLGIEQRQQADLMPPSSTPHKDSQILKA; this comes from the coding sequence ATGAAAGCAACATTAATAGCGCCCCGAATGGAGGAAGAGAAATCCTACGAAGAAGATCCGAAACCTCTTTTTCCTCCGTTATCGCTTATGACAGTGGCATCGCTGACCCCCGAAGACGTTGAGGTCGAACTCATTGACGAATCGGTAGAGCCCATAGATTTTGATACAAACGCCGATTTAGTTGGCATCACAGCCACAACAGCGGCGGCAAATAGAGCATACGAAATAGCCGACTGCTTTCGAGAACGCGGAAAGTGCGTAGTCATTGGGGGAGTCCACGCCACAGCACTGCCCGAGGAAGCGGCGAATCATGCAGATGCCGTAGTGGTTGGTGAAGCAGAGGGAAAATGGGAGGCAGTAATCGAAGACTTTCGCCAAGGCAGACTACGCAAATTCTATACAAGCGAAGACCGTCCAAACCCTGAATGCATCCCTTCACCCAGGCGCGACCTAGTTGATGCAAAAGACTACCTTTTTGCGTACACAGTGCAAACTACTCGCGGATGTCCCTTTAATTGTTCATTCTGCTCAGTAACCTCTTTCTTTGGCCGCACATACCGTATGAGACCTGTGCAAGCCGTTGTGGAAGAAATCCAATCGCTTCCGGGAAACCTCATTCTAATTGTGGACGACAACATAATGGGACATCCAGCCTATGCAAAGAAACTGTTCGAAGCCCTAAAACCGTTGAAAAAGCAATGGTTTGGACAGGCTTCGCTCAGTATACTTAAGCACCCGGAGCTAATGACATTAGCCGCCGAAAGTGGGTGTAAGGGACTTTTCATTGGGATGGAGACGCTTTCCGACGACACTTTGAAAAACATCGGAAAAACTATCAACACAAAGACAAACTATAAGGAAGTAGTTGCTCGGCTTCATGATGTGGGTATTGCCGTTCTTGCCGCCTTCATTTTCGGATTTGACGAAGACGACCAAAGTGTATTCGAAAGAACTGTTGAATTTGTTAACCGCGCAAAGATTGATGCGGCGCAATTTTCGATTTTGACTCCATTCCCAGGGACGCGGATTTTTCACGAATTTGAATCGGAAGGCAGGATAATAGATAAGAACTGGAGCCATTACGATGGTGCCCACGTCGTATACAAGCCGGCGCGTTTGAAACCAGAAGCGCTTCTTGAGGGACTGCGAAATGCCTACCGCCAAGTATATTCTACCAGCTCCATACTTCGCAGACTTGGTCCTGCACTAAAACTGCGGTTTGCCGCAATTGCACTAAACACGGCATATCGGCGAAGGATTATAAACTGGCTGAAGAAGCTAGGCATTGAACAGCGACAGCAAGCCGACCTAATGCCGCCGAGCAGTACACCACATAAGGATTCGCAAATACTAAAGGCTTAG